TTTACGTCCATCTCTACTTTAGAATTGGCCATCATAGTACTTCGGACGACAGCACTGCTTATCGCTCGACCGACGAAATAGCCAACTGGAATCATTATGCGCCAATAATAAGGTTTCGTCACTATTTGGAATCAGTCGATCTCTGGTGCGAGCGACGAGAAAACGAATTAAACAAGTCCATCAAAGAATCTGTCTTACTTGCACTCGCAAATGCAGAAAAGGAAATTAAACCATGTTGGAAAGAGTTATTCACGGATGTGTATCGTACAATGCCAAAGCATATAGAGTATGTTCATTAATTCCCTCTAAACTTTAGCTTTAGAATGTATTTAGAAtagattctctctctctctctctctctctctctctctctctctctctctctctcctcccccctctctcaAACACCTTTCAACTAAACTTGAAAACTTCTCCTCTACATTGAtacatttctttaattttagaaaacaaaTGTCCTCCATGGAGACCCATATTACAGAGTTTCATCAACATTATCCGTTACATCTTTTCAAATCAAAATGACGataataattgtgtttcgaTTACATTTCTCGCTAATATAGTGTATTTCTTTCTATTATTGGTAATAAAATTTATACATACAATCTACGAGCTCATATTTTCAGCAATTTCTTTGTACTTTTCTATTCGGTATTCTTTCCCGGCTGCATCCAGTAACATATTATGAAGCAAATTGTGCTGATACGGATTATGTTGTTCTACGCTAGGATACACGTTCCCTAAAATTGCAAGTCTGCGTTAGCGGGTGTATCCATGACCTTACTAATATGCCAGAGCTTTGATAAAACATAAAATGTACCTCTCAGTTCCAAAACAGCTCTTTTGTATGGAACACCAGGATACACACACGGAGCATTATGAAGTTTGGTAAACGAAGTTGTGTAGTTCTGATATCTCGGGACAAGTACTTTGAAAAGTTTATGAACAAGCTGCTTTTCTAATATCCAAAAATTTGCAAGTTCCATTGTCTCTTTGTGCTCAGGTCCATGGCGCAATGCTTCTGATATCAACtgtggaaaattaaaaatagaacaTCACGGAGGATGAGTTAATTTAATGGAAAGTATTCCAACCAGTTCTGCGACACATACTCGGTCTACGTAACCTCTTGTCTCGTCCGCCCGTGGATAATTCAATTCGATTCTCTCGTATTTCATCAAACCTGTTAACGTTTTTCTAATTTTCCGCAGTCTTCCCTCCGGGCCGTCTGGATTTCTAAACCTCCGCGGCTTTGATTCGACATTGTATCTTAACCTAGAAACCAACTTTTCAACATTTGCTTGATTCATCTTGAATAATTCTTGtgcttttctctatttttccaTCCTCTATTACTAATTCTGTTGAATCAATTTATTCCTTCTTGTACATGCAAGTATCTACTCATGTCTTTCAGTCATTTGATTCGCTTCTGAAATGTGTACAATTACAGTAAATAGTATCGtgttaaaagtacataagtatatatatataggtatgtgcAATACTTGACGCCAGTGGCGGTTAGGTTTTCTCGTATGGCACATATGCATGTGCCCTCCTATCGGAATGTAGTCTCTacaatagggtggctcttatttttgacttttgaattttcttcgcggcatccCCCAAAATAgttctaaataataaaaaaaaagtctgtgtaaagtttgagccctatcggataacgggaaaaggtgcccctgggctcttgagcatttaaataattatttaatagcacacaaaatcggttttatataatatcctccaagttattgattacataaaaaaatatgtcaaacaaaagttgtagatccagacaaggagcgtattttatgttctattactttttctcgtgcaacaaacggttttcaaaaaaagtccgaaaaacaaaaaaaaacatttttatttttcaaattttgaaagtttaaatgtatatcgaacatttcttatttatgaagacgagaagaaattggtactttttattttcaaccctaAAGGTTAATGCTGTTACGTTTCTGTCACCAATGAGCGTATACATACTTCACTTCTAATgtctatgtcttcgatatttttgcgaatttccgtccccaattttcaggaaacattcatgacatcaaacactgaaaataaggggAACAAATTATTATCAAACTTTGCACagatttttctattattatttggaactattctgggaaGTGTCGcaaagaaaatgttgaaaaaaaatttcaccaagagaaaataagagccaccctaatctaCAGTCACTCTATTTACAATACACTCTGTCGGTAATAAATTACAAAAGGAGAAtattaaaagtataataaattataacaatagcaatagaaaatagaaataacGTGTTTTAGTAAAAGATTGAAATTAAATCGTACACGTTTTTATGAAAGacatttaatttgtaattacctaattacatatttattatatacaaatatatatgtaggtatgcaGAAGTAATTGAACTTTTTCAGTTGACTGACTCGGGGTGATTCATTTTTGTGTATGGATGACTGGTACTGTACAttcacacatacacacacacacgcatatACATACACACAATTGATCCAAAGtgtttgtaataaattttaaccgAGCTTTCCCCTATAATTTTCTCACCTCTTTCATTACTCTCCACGCCTTGATTGTTAATGTTATTACTGCTATTACGCGCTGCTTATCAAAACGTATTCATtgtgtttataaaaaatgttttattcccCGGAGTTATAAACGATCATTAATGTAGTagcatacatatgtattaccGACCCGCGATTAGCGATTACATCTCAATTTGGTTCCTAGGTTCGAAAGTGTTTTATATTTCAACACTTCAGGCAATTCGTGAGTCGTTGAAATATACGCaaaagtaattttaatattGATCATTAAATATACTTGTATAATTATTTCGAGACTAAGGAATTATGTAATAACTAACCCGTGGCTCGAGACATATCACGAGTAAGATTTTCTTCTCGCTTTTCTCGCCCCCAAATATTTCAATGGAAATACCATAAATTTAAAACTTGTTACGTTGCTTCGTTTCTCTTTTAATCTCGCGCCAGAAGTAACGTTCGCCGCATAACAACGTCACATGTTCTTCAGCTTTAATTAAGCTTTGAAAATTCGTACTACTCGCACTATGTATTGTTTACATATCGGACATTCGGACATTTGCTTGCCACAATTGAGACAACAGGCCATATGACCGCATTCCAGAATCACACATTCGATCGGTTTATCCCAACAGATTTTGCAAAGGTTTTCGTTCTGTGTTTCCATGTCTACTGAaacatacacatacatatatgtgtTGAAATAGCCAAACGCATTTTGGTCGAAACATGCCAGACATTATTTCTTACCTGTTTTTGATTGATCATGATGTTTCCATAATCTGGAGGCTCTATCCAATAATTCGGCCCTCTCTACGCATCCCTTATAGTCTACACGATTCATGGATAATAAATTCTTCAATTGTTTTACACTTAAATATTCCAGTTCCGATAATGCATTTATGTCAGACAGTTTGACAAAGTTGGACCACTGTATAAGAAAGTGGATGCAACAACATTATATTTATATCGAGAAATTCAAATATGGTTCCATGAAAAATGATAAAAGTACCGCTACATACCACGGGAACTTCTTTAAACTCGTTAGGACGCAGTATATCGGGAATATTTGAATCTACACCCTCTTCCGAGATTATAGGCTCTGATCTTTGACTCGAGGTAAAGTTAGTTCCCAAGATTTCTTGGTCACGATCGTTACTCGTGGTGCCAGTTCCATGCGCTCGATTTTGAGAATCAGCGGTGCTATCATCTCTTATGATTGTTGGTTCAGTCGATGGCATACTACCACTGAAATTAAACTTTGATGGAAAAAGATTCTTGTCCCTTGTATGttcctaaaatattaaggtgaaattcgtagaactcccggagttataggggcttaaggccgcagggTGGCACGTCATTGTTCCCTCGACCGTTGTATCTGAAGAGGCTGTGagtgccagcagagaagagagaactGCCCAACACGAGTTCTTTGAAGCTGAGGacggtttcctctacggtcttggtatagcagattaggggtaagttacagaaattagtcgttatctactgtaacttcagtcgtataggtcgtaactgcatgaaaaatttgaaatgcgcttttcacgaaaaaaattttttagatcgagcgcacatttttctcaaaaactattggaccgattgagctaaaatttgacaaaaAATCAAAGTGAATGTGTGCCTATAGCCCGTAGcaaaattatatcaatagtttcaatACAACCCGCCCCACTCCTTGTTTTagttcaagaaaagtcgaaaaaatcaaacatcaatttttaaacagctgcgatttcagTAACAATGTTCGGACTCGGTTAAACCTTCtaggggcgataactacactcatacagattagaAAAATCTTTGattctttcgtttcagatgactaggacggccgcaattcgtgcgcccgatggggccggttattgatgacatgacctgcgcttcggcgtgtaacttttacaattttcaatataacGCATTGTAACAATTTGTGTAGATAGTTTAaaaactactaaatatgtgtgcaaaacccttgccctgtaggtgcgataggttttttagaattaatttccaaatatcactttcaaaaacgagtgtctagggTATAATACCACCTTAATATCAATGTCACACACTTCccaagcatatatatatatatatatatatatgtctctTATCTCTGGAATCTACCATTAAAAACAAGGATAAATATAACATACACATCTCGTGTCCTTCCGCTTTCCGTGTTCTCCGCATTCATATAACCACTGCTACCATTAGCAAACACCAAGAGTAGTTGTATTAAATCTTCTTTCTCTGGAGGAGAAATAAATAAGTAACACCGTTACCTTCTAAAACCATAGCGATAAATAATTTGTGAAAGGAAAAGCAGTTAAAATTATATAAGCAGAATACAGAGTATTCTACACGATTAGAAGTTGAAAGATAATTTGATTATTCCATAGCCCGTACATACCAATGCATCCTTTGGTGGCTACCTGTTTGGCCAACAGATATCGGTGCAAATCTTTAGCACACATTTGCATAATATGACTCCGTATCAGAGGCCTTCGCGATAACACGGTGCAACTGTGGCAGCTCAGCATATTGTCTAATCGCTTCATCACACACTTGGAACAAAAATACCTCGAACAATCCATGCATTGTTTCTGAAAGTGGCACGCAACAAGGATAAAATTACCTAACCCGCTAAAAGAATATGTGTGCTATCTTACCTTGCGCAtgaaaaaactgaattttacATTACAAGATTCACAAGCCATGCTGTACAGTACACGAACGTACACGAATGCTGCAGGAACacgtatatgtatgtacttgtaTAGATATACACTGTTCGTTGAATAAGAATTCAAAGGTTAGATTTACACTGATCACGAAAGCGTAGTAAGTAGCAAGTATGtatgcatatgtatatgtatacaccttCCACCTTATAAATACTAATGCAAAGGCACATTAAAGTAGGAAAAGAGTGGAAAGTAATTGCAGGAATCGATGGGATTTAATCTATTAAAACTTTCTCATTCCGCATCACCCATCCAAAACGTTAAGATTGTGACAGATTGTGAATGATCGTGAACCAAAACCAACCAAAACAGAGGGGAACTCCCTACCACTCCCTACCACCCTACCGCTCTTTTAAAGATGGCGTGTATATATAAGTTCTTATGCATGAATAATCAAAGATTACGCAAAATTAATTCTCGCGACGTTGGAAGTTGTATTTGGTTGTGTATTTCGTTAACGTTAAATGGATCGCTGGATCGTTCCGCTCCTCTACTTCAACACTTTACACGTTTCGCGTGATACTATACTTATGTGACCACATGACCAACACTTTTATTCAACTGTAGTCAGCGATTCGCAGGTGATTCAGCTGTATACTTTTTAAGCACCGTTCCCAACGGTGCAGACCTTTTCCCGTGTAGTCGCGAGTATTATGTATTTCCCTAATAGCGTTAGTTTtgcgcagtggcggatttaagaaaaatggcctaggtggcaaaagttctgaggggcccattttttcgagacaatgaagaggtagtttactaaaaacgggctaaatgTAGTAGTACTAGATAGGGAATACAATTCCGGGATAcgggatcccgcgatcccggctgttttttggattccaaaaatcacGGAATTTGATATAACTATAATCCCGagaatatcgttttttttttttaaatgtgaatTACTTCATGAACgcctgaaaaatatataaataaacagaagaaataaacatagtcatttcataataataaggacaataataataataatgatttatttaaataataatattaagtcgcatataactaactaaactatatttctttttacaatgatattctcactttccgctatttcgaaaACGCGCGaattgcaaatcgcaacttgtctgAACACGTAAAATCGAAACATTGTACTTTGTAGACATGTACTTTCTCGAGCGGAAGTTtaggtgctttgctgtttcttcgttcgcatttccaaaaatcttcataatggtttactgatattatctacttaattgagactttattattcttcattgttctactgtttttattgttaaaaatgattttaacttATGTTTCAGGCTAACGatagaaagtaagtttgtttactttaaataaagatttagaattttaacacataataaatcattttaattactgaaattttctattacccgaTCCCGGGGTTAGTCCCGAAATTCCGAGATaggctttaaaaaatcccgcaatcccgggatagtaaataatgacTGGGATTGCATTCCctaagtagtacagaaaaaaaatatagtgtttcgatacctatacctaatcataattctTTTAGAGATGGGGCCCTGAGAAGGCCTTCTTGGTAGGGGCCCTGGCGGTagctgctcatcagccgccctgttaaatccgccactggttctACTTATATATAGGTAAGTAGATACATATTGTTGCGTCGGGGCGTTTTtgtcgcaggccaccccgacgcaaagatGTAGAATAATTATTACACGGGCgtacacacgactgaactatattgttacacagagcaatagtttacaaaggtacGACCCGCACGTCCGAACGCAACGGCCATAGATAATTAGCAACGGCGTTCGGTAGAAGACCGTCTTcttgtcggcctcccgatcgtcctcttgaggggggccgaccttcttctatcttcagctacgagcaccagcagacTATGCACGgccctatacccggtgctcgcaacaatatatatatatatatatataagaattgattctctTTCCCAACCTTTCTCTATTTCTTCGTTAtcattgttaatttatttcttttatacgAGTTGCCGCCCTATGTATGTACAGCATGTACATATTTACACATCAGCTATACACATATTATACCTATATGTATCCTACGTATATTAATTATCCAACATTATTCAACATTAGTGGACATTATTCTATTTGTTTTAAGAAGAGTAAAGTGTGAATGTAAACCCATATTGTAGTCGCAAGTATTTCGAGATTTTTTATTGACTATAGTATCGTAATAACAGTGACTTGGAAACGCAATCTACGtgaaattattatacaaaatGCCGTTGCGGTTACGGTCTGTCT
This region of Andrena cerasifolii isolate SP2316 chromosome 4, iyAndCera1_principal, whole genome shotgun sequence genomic DNA includes:
- the LOC143368275 gene encoding E3 ubiquitin-protein ligase RNF34 isoform X1, with translation MACESCNVKFSFFMRKKQCMDCSRYFCSKCVMKRLDNMLSCHSCTVLSRRPLIRSHIMQMCAKDLHRYLLAKQVATKGCIEKEDLIQLLLVFANGSSGYMNAENTESGRTRDVGSMPSTEPTIIRDDSTADSQNRAHGTGTTSNDRDQEILGTNFTSSQRSEPIISEEGVDSNIPDILRPNEFKEVPVWSNFVKLSDINALSELEYLSVKQLKNLLSMNRVDYKGCVERAELLDRASRLWKHHDQSKTVDMETQNENLCKICWDKPIECVILECGHMACCLNCGKQMSECPICKQYIVRVVRIFKA
- the LOC143368275 gene encoding E3 ubiquitin-protein ligase RNF34 isoform X2; protein product: MACESCNVKFSFFMRKKQCMDCSRYFCSKCVMKRLDNMLSCHSCTVLSRRPLIRSHIMQMCAKDLHRYLLAKQVATKGCIEKEDLIQLLLVFANGSSGYMNAENTESGRTRDVGSMPSTEPTIIRDDSTADSQNRAHGTGTTSNDRDQEILGTNFTSSQRSEPIISEEGVDSNIPDILRPNEFKEVPVWSNFVKLSDINALSELEYLSVKQLKNLLSMNRVDYKGCVERAELLDRASRLWKHHDQSKTDMETQNENLCKICWDKPIECVILECGHMACCLNCGKQMSECPICKQYIVRVVRIFKA
- the Mrpl17 gene encoding mitochondrial ribosomal protein L17; the encoded protein is MNQANVEKLVSRLRYNVESKPRRFRNPDGPEGRLRKIRKTLTGLMKYERIELNYPRADETRGYVDRLISEALRHGPEHKETMELANFWILEKQLVHKLFKVLVPRYQNYTTSFTKLHNAPCVYPGVPYKRAVLELRGNVYPSVEQHNPYQHNLLHNMLLDAAGKEYRIEKYKEIAENMSS